One genomic window of Qingrenia yutianensis includes the following:
- a CDS encoding branched-chain amino acid ABC transporter permease, with amino-acid sequence MNAFLQNCLNGLSIGSIYALIAIGYTMVYGILRLINFAHGDIFMMAGYFMIIAMTDLLIPWQISIAIVIIATILLGVLTEKIAYKPLRSAPRMSIMISAIGVSYFLQNFATYLFSALPKSYPSIAVLDRKITIGTISTSLVTFITPILTIVLVIALVALINKTKIGMAMRAVSKDFETAQLMGVKINSVISITFVIGCALAAIGSILYFTPRPQVYPLSGSLPGLKCFVAAVFGGIGSIPGALVGGFLIGLCETFIKAGIFSEFSDAFTFVILIVVLLFKPTGLFGEKVTEKV; translated from the coding sequence ATGAACGCATTTTTGCAAAATTGCCTTAACGGCTTATCAATCGGAAGTATTTATGCCTTAATCGCCATAGGCTACACTATGGTGTACGGAATTTTGCGCCTCATAAACTTTGCTCACGGCGATATTTTTATGATGGCAGGCTATTTTATGATTATCGCAATGACCGACCTTTTAATTCCGTGGCAGATTTCAATAGCGATAGTGATTATCGCAACAATTCTCTTGGGCGTTTTAACCGAAAAAATAGCGTATAAACCGCTCCGCAGTGCGCCGAGAATGTCTATAATGATTTCGGCAATCGGAGTTTCGTATTTTTTGCAGAACTTTGCAACATACCTTTTTTCGGCGCTCCCGAAATCGTATCCTTCAATCGCCGTGCTTGACAGGAAAATTACAATCGGCACAATTTCAACCTCGCTGGTTACGTTCATAACGCCGATTTTAACAATAGTGCTTGTTATCGCGCTGGTTGCGCTTATCAACAAAACCAAAATCGGTATGGCAATGAGAGCGGTATCGAAAGATTTTGAAACGGCACAGCTTATGGGCGTAAAAATCAACAGCGTTATCAGCATAACGTTTGTAATCGGATGTGCGCTCGCGGCAATCGGCTCGATTTTGTACTTCACGCCCCGTCCGCAGGTTTATCCGCTTTCGGGTTCGCTCCCGGGCTTAAAATGCTTTGTTGCGGCGGTTTTCGGCGGCATCGGTTCAATTCCCGGCGCGCTTGTCGGCGGATTTTTAATCGGACTTTGCGAAACCTTTATCAAGGCAGGAATTTTCTCGGAATTTTCCGACGCATTCACATTTGTAATTTTGATTGTCGTGCTTTTGTTTAAGCCGACGGGACTGTTTGGCGAAAAAGTAACGGAGAAGGTGTAG
- a CDS encoding branched-chain amino acid ABC transporter permease has translation MTKQTKNIIAALILAVVISGFVLYAGQLPTTSMLRTSLQMGVIYALLAVSMNMLNGVTGQFSLGLAGFMTLGAYTYAVLTIPVSVKDNVYYLYGVANCLKNVQLPIIPALIIAGLVAAFFAFLIGMPVLRLKSDYFAIATLGFAEVVRIVTASSWLNKVTNGSLGLNSIPKFNSYYAIFIVAIICIAIMFLIKNSTYGRAFKAIRDDEIAAEAMGINLQKHKILSFVISSFFAGIGGALLAMYLKAISATTFTLATATYYILLMVVIGGMGSYSGSIIAAFLVIFAKEWWLRGLDKPLIISGVQIPLLRSGFRMVIFSLILMIVVLFFRQGLMGDNELTPDFIKSLFKRKKKANKLEEVQK, from the coding sequence ATGACAAAACAAACAAAAAATATTATTGCCGCACTAATTTTGGCGGTTGTAATTTCGGGCTTTGTGCTTTATGCGGGTCAGCTGCCTACAACCTCTATGCTCCGCACATCGCTCCAAATGGGCGTTATATACGCACTGCTCGCAGTGTCTATGAATATGCTCAACGGCGTAACGGGACAGTTTTCGCTGGGACTTGCAGGTTTTATGACGCTCGGCGCATATACCTACGCGGTGCTCACAATTCCCGTGTCGGTTAAAGACAACGTTTATTACCTCTACGGCGTGGCAAACTGCCTCAAAAACGTTCAGCTTCCGATAATTCCGGCGCTTATCATCGCAGGACTTGTCGCGGCATTCTTTGCGTTTTTGATAGGTATGCCCGTATTAAGGCTTAAAAGCGACTATTTTGCAATCGCAACGCTCGGATTTGCCGAGGTTGTGCGTATCGTCACCGCAAGCTCGTGGCTCAACAAGGTGACAAACGGCTCGCTCGGTCTTAACAGCATACCGAAATTCAATTCGTATTACGCAATTTTCATTGTTGCGATTATCTGTATCGCGATAATGTTTTTAATCAAAAATTCCACCTACGGCAGAGCGTTTAAAGCAATACGCGACGACGAAATCGCAGCCGAGGCAATGGGAATAAATTTGCAGAAACACAAAATTTTATCGTTTGTAATAAGCTCGTTTTTCGCAGGTATCGGCGGTGCGCTCCTCGCTATGTATCTTAAGGCGATTTCCGCAACAACGTTTACCCTCGCAACCGCAACCTATTACATTCTCCTTATGGTTGTAATCGGCGGTATGGGAAGTTATTCGGGCAGTATCATAGCGGCGTTTCTGGTTATCTTCGCAAAAGAATGGTGGCTCAGAGGACTCGACAAACCGCTCATCATTTCGGGCGTGCAGATTCCTCTTTTGCGTTCGGGCTTCAGAATGGTTATATTCTCGCTCATTTTGATGATTGTCGTTCTGTTCTTCAGGCAAGGGCTTATGGGCGACAACGAGCTGACGCCGGACTTTATAAAGTCGCTTTTCAAACGAAAGAAAAAAGCAAACAAACTTGAGGAGGTACAGAAATAA
- a CDS encoding ABC transporter ATP-binding protein — protein sequence MAENVLHIENIVMQFGGVVAVNDFTLDINKGEIVALIGPNGAGKTTAFNVITGVYAPTNGAVYFNGKRIIENHPHGKMKKLYKGGNLGKYKSVIEPTPDKITHLGIARTFQNIRLFKNMTVFENVLIAKHLKRTSNIFSATFRLNAKEEARQRKEVMKLLDILGLSSVKDEKATNLPYGKQRHLEIARALATEPKLLLLDEPAAGMNPQETEELTAFIGKIRSEFGLTILMIEHHMDLVMDISDRIYVLDFGKLIAQGTPDEVQNNPKVIEAYLGVSDDA from the coding sequence ATGGCAGAAAATGTACTTCACATAGAAAATATAGTAATGCAGTTCGGCGGTGTCGTTGCGGTAAACGACTTCACGCTGGACATTAACAAAGGCGAAATCGTGGCGCTTATCGGCCCCAACGGCGCAGGCAAAACCACCGCTTTCAACGTTATCACGGGCGTTTACGCTCCCACAAACGGCGCGGTGTATTTTAACGGCAAGCGCATTATCGAAAACCACCCTCACGGCAAAATGAAAAAGCTTTACAAGGGCGGAAATTTGGGAAAATACAAGTCGGTAATCGAGCCGACGCCCGACAAAATCACGCATCTGGGCATTGCGCGAACGTTCCAGAATATCCGCCTTTTCAAAAATATGACGGTTTTTGAAAACGTTCTTATCGCAAAGCATTTAAAGCGTACGTCAAACATCTTTTCGGCAACGTTCCGCTTAAACGCTAAAGAAGAGGCGCGTCAGCGCAAAGAAGTTATGAAGCTTTTGGACATTCTCGGTCTTTCGTCGGTTAAGGACGAAAAAGCGACAAATCTTCCCTACGGAAAACAGCGCCATCTTGAAATTGCACGCGCGCTCGCAACCGAACCGAAACTTTTGCTTCTCGACGAACCGGCGGCAGGTATGAATCCGCAGGAAACCGAGGAACTTACCGCGTTTATCGGCAAAATCCGCTCGGAATTCGGGCTTACAATTCTTATGATTGAGCATCATATGGACTTGGTTATGGATATTTCGGACAGAATTTACGTTCTCGATTTTGGAAAACTCATCGCACAGGGCACGCCCGACGAGGTGCAGAACAATCCGAAAGTTATCGAGGCATATTTGGGGGTGAGCGACGATGCTTAA
- a CDS encoding ABC transporter ATP-binding protein, with product MLKINDLHVSYGGIRAIRGVSLEIPDKEIVTLIGANGAGKSTTLRSVAGLVKPDSGSIELDGKELVGKSPNEIITHGIALVPEGRRVFANLTVLENIKIGGYLRKDSLDEDIEKMYSLFPILKERNWQLAGTLSGGEQQMLAVARALMSKPKIIMMDEPSLGLAPLIVRDIFDIIKEINKQGVTVLLIEQNANMALKIADRAYVMETGKITMSGTGAELLADEGIRKAYLGKSAK from the coding sequence ATGCTTAAAATTAACGATTTACACGTTTCGTACGGCGGAATACGTGCAATCCGCGGTGTGAGCCTTGAAATTCCCGACAAAGAAATCGTTACGCTTATCGGCGCGAACGGTGCGGGAAAATCGACAACACTGCGCTCGGTTGCCGGTCTTGTAAAACCCGATTCGGGTTCTATTGAGCTGGACGGCAAAGAGCTTGTCGGCAAAAGCCCCAACGAAATAATCACGCACGGAATTGCGCTCGTTCCCGAGGGCAGACGCGTTTTTGCAAACCTCACCGTGCTTGAAAACATCAAAATCGGCGGTTATCTGCGCAAAGACAGCCTTGATGAGGACATTGAAAAAATGTACAGCCTTTTCCCGATTTTGAAAGAAAGAAACTGGCAGCTCGCAGGTACGCTTTCGGGCGGTGAACAGCAAATGCTCGCCGTTGCGCGCGCGCTGATGAGCAAACCGAAAATCATTATGATGGACGAACCGTCGCTCGGTCTTGCACCGCTTATAGTGCGCGATATTTTCGACATTATAAAGGAAATTAACAAACAGGGAGTAACGGTGCTTTTGATTGAGCAGAACGCGAATATGGCGCTGAAAATTGCCGACAGAGCATACGTTATGGAAACGGGAAAAATCACAATGAGCGGTACCGGCGCGGAACTTCTCGCCGACGAGGGAATAAGAAAAGCATACCTCGGAAAATCCGCAAAATAA
- a CDS encoding YoaK family protein, with protein sequence MQNEGLEYEKELVYLTCERNWVFYTLMTVAGFFGAYTYLLRGNVFCNAQTGNVVLMGLALGAGHWSKALYYLIPISAYLFGAFVSELLPNLVKHNFLIRWDTLLIAIEILAVLVLGFIPDSYPVQISQIMINFIASMQYNTFRQAEGVPMATTFATNHIRQIGVGLAKELKHLKTKNKSHRERLSKHSKMLVFFIAGAVIGTVFCNIFSGRAIWVTVIPFAVVFGVLLHADLTVEKEFMEKKPLGH encoded by the coding sequence ATGCAAAACGAAGGCTTGGAATACGAAAAAGAACTGGTATATTTAACGTGCGAGAGAAACTGGGTTTTTTACACGCTTATGACCGTTGCGGGATTTTTCGGCGCGTATACATATTTGCTTCGCGGAAACGTTTTCTGCAACGCGCAGACGGGCAACGTGGTGCTGATGGGACTTGCGCTCGGCGCAGGGCACTGGAGCAAAGCGCTTTATTATTTAATCCCGATTTCGGCGTATCTTTTCGGCGCGTTTGTGTCGGAGCTTTTGCCGAATTTGGTAAAGCACAATTTTCTGATACGCTGGGATACACTCCTTATCGCGATTGAAATTCTGGCGGTTTTGGTGCTGGGATTTATCCCCGATTCGTATCCCGTGCAGATTTCGCAGATTATGATAAATTTTATCGCGTCAATGCAGTATAACACGTTCCGTCAGGCGGAGGGCGTGCCTATGGCAACGACGTTTGCGACAAATCATATACGTCAAATCGGCGTGGGACTCGCGAAAGAATTGAAACATCTTAAAACGAAGAATAAATCGCACCGCGAGAGATTGTCGAAACATTCAAAAATGCTGGTTTTCTTTATAGCCGGTGCGGTTATCGGCACGGTTTTCTGCAACATTTTTTCGGGACGCGCAATTTGGGTGACGGTTATTCCGTTCGCCGTGGTGTTCGGGGTGCTTTTACACGCCGACCTCACAGTAGAGAAAGAATTTATGGAGAAAAAACCGCTCGGACATTAG
- a CDS encoding UDP-N-acetylglucosamine 1-carboxyvinyltransferase: MEKFVINGGNALCGTVDISGAKNAAVAIIPATILIEDECIIENVPDIQDVRIILDILSSLGAKVEKISANTVKIDASTLNTYIAEKEMASKMRASYYLLGALCGRFKKAAVPPPGGCNFGIRPIDQHIKGFEALNCKVEIKHGSINVDGENIKGGQVYFDVVSVGATINLMLAAVRAPGVTVMENAAKEPHIVDVANFLNSMGANIKSAGTDVIKITGVEKLHGGTYGVIPDQIEAGTYMFAAAATRGDVTIRNVIPKHLEAITSKFIEMGVDVTEGDDEIRVCAKGNLNKINVKTLPYPGFPTDLQPPMVALLTTVNGTSIVTESVWDSRFQYVAELEKMGAKITVNGSVAVIEGGHALTGADVKSTDLRAGAGMVIAALCANGTTEILNVYHIDRGYENIIEKLTSLGADIKRTDD, translated from the coding sequence TTGGAAAAATTTGTAATAAACGGCGGAAACGCGCTTTGCGGAACCGTTGATATTTCGGGCGCAAAAAACGCAGCCGTTGCAATCATTCCGGCGACTATTTTAATTGAGGACGAGTGTATTATCGAGAACGTTCCCGATATTCAGGACGTCCGCATTATTTTGGATATTCTTTCTTCACTGGGCGCAAAAGTTGAAAAAATCAGCGCAAACACCGTAAAAATCGACGCTTCAACCTTGAATACATACATTGCGGAAAAGGAAATGGCGTCAAAAATGCGTGCGTCGTACTATCTTCTCGGCGCGCTTTGCGGACGTTTCAAAAAAGCAGCCGTTCCTCCTCCGGGAGGCTGTAATTTCGGCATACGTCCGATAGACCAGCATATAAAAGGCTTTGAGGCATTAAACTGCAAAGTTGAAATAAAGCACGGCAGTATCAACGTTGACGGTGAAAACATAAAAGGCGGTCAGGTTTATTTCGACGTTGTGAGCGTCGGCGCGACAATCAACCTTATGCTCGCGGCGGTGCGCGCACCCGGCGTCACCGTTATGGAAAACGCGGCGAAAGAACCGCACATTGTTGACGTTGCAAACTTTTTAAATTCAATGGGCGCAAACATAAAAAGCGCCGGAACAGACGTTATCAAAATCACGGGCGTTGAAAAACTTCACGGCGGAACATACGGCGTAATTCCCGACCAAATCGAGGCGGGAACGTATATGTTCGCGGCGGCGGCAACGCGCGGAGATGTCACAATAAGAAACGTAATTCCCAAGCATCTTGAGGCGATTACGTCGAAATTTATCGAAATGGGCGTGGACGTTACCGAGGGCGACGACGAAATACGCGTGTGCGCAAAAGGAAATCTCAACAAAATCAACGTTAAAACCCTGCCCTATCCGGGATTTCCCACCGACCTCCAGCCTCCGATGGTTGCGCTTTTGACCACCGTAAACGGCACGAGCATTGTCACCGAAAGCGTGTGGGATTCGCGTTTTCAGTATGTTGCGGAACTTGAAAAAATGGGCGCGAAAATCACGGTTAACGGCTCGGTTGCGGTTATCGAGGGCGGTCACGCGCTCACCGGTGCGGACGTTAAATCGACCGACCTTCGCGCAGGCGCGGGAATGGTTATCGCGGCGCTTTGCGCAAACGGCACAACCGAGATTTTAAACGTTTATCATATCGACAGAGGATATGAAAATATTATAGAAAAACTCACAAGCTTGGGAGCGGATATTAAAAGAACAGATGATTAG
- a CDS encoding MBL fold metallo-hydrolase → MIRFITLFSGSSGNATLISGRETNILIDAGVSCAKICASLSELGISPNELDAVLITHEHSDHVNGVRVLSKKFNIPVYATEKTLGAMNLYDVYAHNQRAVKSGERFEIREFEIFPFSIPHDAADPVGYSVLAENKRYTVATDLGHINERLLKCLCKSEVVLLESNHDVEMLKNGRYSYPLKKRILSDSGHLSNENAAWTATQLAMWGTGKIILGHLSNENNTPSLAYEASHSMLCKNGAQIGGDVILKVAPRSGILEI, encoded by the coding sequence ATGATTAGGTTTATAACATTATTCAGCGGCAGCAGCGGAAACGCAACGCTGATTTCAGGCAGAGAAACAAACATTTTAATAGACGCCGGAGTAAGCTGTGCGAAAATATGCGCGTCGCTCTCGGAACTCGGAATTTCGCCGAACGAGCTTGACGCAGTACTTATAACCCACGAGCACAGCGACCACGTAAACGGAGTGCGCGTGCTTTCAAAAAAGTTTAACATTCCCGTTTACGCAACAGAAAAAACGCTTGGCGCAATGAATTTGTACGACGTTTACGCGCACAATCAGCGCGCGGTGAAATCGGGCGAGCGGTTTGAAATACGCGAATTTGAAATTTTTCCTTTCTCCATTCCGCACGACGCGGCGGACCCCGTGGGATACAGCGTTCTTGCCGAAAACAAACGGTATACCGTCGCGACCGACCTCGGACACATAAACGAACGGCTTTTAAAATGCCTTTGCAAAAGCGAGGTTGTTTTGCTTGAGTCAAATCACGACGTGGAAATGCTGAAAAACGGTCGTTATTCCTACCCTTTGAAAAAGCGTATTCTGTCCGATTCCGGGCATCTTTCAAACGAAAACGCGGCGTGGACGGCGACACAGCTTGCAATGTGGGGAACGGGCAAAATCATTTTGGGACATCTATCAAACGAAAATAATACGCCGAGCCTTGCATACGAGGCGTCGCACAGTATGCTGTGCAAAAACGGCGCGCAAATCGGGGGCGACGTGATATTAAAAGTCGCGCCGAGGAGCGGAATTTTGGAAATATAA
- a CDS encoding helix-turn-helix domain-containing protein produces MSTYEIAQRIRELREVCGYTEEQLAEELGVDAETYKDYEKTGDNIPISVIYEIANKFKVDFTEIVTGVSAKLDTYHLVRNGEGRDVDRYPGYRFSDLAYKFSRKIMQPLLVTLDPSDKPAALVSHAGQEFNMVVEGSIAVVIEDEELILKKGDTIYFNPNLMHGQRCVGDKKAVFLTIIAE; encoded by the coding sequence ATGAGTACATACGAAATTGCACAAAGAATAAGGGAACTTCGCGAAGTGTGCGGGTACACCGAGGAACAACTCGCAGAAGAACTTGGAGTTGACGCCGAAACATATAAAGACTATGAAAAAACGGGCGACAACATTCCGATAAGTGTGATTTACGAAATCGCGAATAAATTTAAGGTGGATTTCACCGAAATCGTCACGGGTGTGAGCGCAAAGCTCGACACTTATCACCTTGTGCGAAACGGCGAGGGACGCGACGTTGACCGTTATCCGGGCTACCGTTTTTCCGACCTTGCGTATAAATTCAGCCGTAAAATTATGCAGCCCCTTCTGGTTACTCTCGACCCGTCGGATAAGCCTGCCGCGCTTGTTTCGCACGCAGGTCAGGAGTTTAATATGGTGGTTGAAGGCTCGATTGCAGTCGTCATTGAGGATGAGGAACTCATCCTGAAAAAAGGCGACACAATCTATTTTAACCCGAACTTAATGCACGGACAAAGATGTGTCGGCGACAAAAAAGCTGTTTTTCTTACAATAATTGCCGAATAG